A genomic region of Thunnus albacares chromosome 2, fThuAlb1.1, whole genome shotgun sequence contains the following coding sequences:
- the slc20a1a gene encoding sodium-dependent phosphate transporter 1-A, whose protein sequence is MYSTTLATLATATTVALASQSDMSSYLWLLVLGFIIAFILAFSVGANDVANSFGTAVGSGVVTLRQACILATIFETVGSVLLGAKVSETIRKGIIDVQMYNGSEHILMAGSISAMFGSAVWQLAASFLKLPISGTHCIVGATIGFSMVARGHQGVKWMELLRIVASWFLSPVLSGIMSAILFYFVRKFILNKTDPVPNGLRALPIFYAITMGINLFSIMFTGAPMLGFDRVPWWGTLCISLGCACITGLVVWFVVCPRLKKKIKRETAAVPCETPLMEKKSSTPVLEEQPSISHEPQPQTPPADSQKVAFKLGGSDEADLDNNDMETKDFDISNGLNGTVGPMMITDPHSGRSHTIHKDSGLYKDLLHKLHKAKVGDCIGDSDTEERPIRRNNSYTSYTMAIYGIQGDPKNKDLDSGLQRRSRVDSYSSYSSAITSGSSVHDASVTQEAGGDLAQEEDELEVDQPAVSLLFQFLQILTACFGSFAHGGNDVSNAIGPLVALWLLYESGSVVSNAPTPIWLLLYGGVGICAGLWVWGRRVIETLGKDLTPITPSSGFSIELASAITVVVASNVGLPVSTTHCKVGSVVAVGWLRSRKSVDWRLFRNIFIAWFVTVPISGLISAAIMAVFINVGL, encoded by the exons ATGTATTCAACTACACTAGCAACCCTCGCCACCGCCACTACTGTGGCTCTGGCCTCTCAGTCTGACATGTCATCTTACTTGTGGCTGTTAGTGTTAGGCTTCATCATTGCCTTCATCCTGGCTTTCTCTGTGGGGGCCAATGATGTGGCCAACTCCTTCGGTACAGCGGTGGGCTCAGGGGTGGTCACCTTACGGCAGGCCTGCATCCTGGCCACTATCTTTGAGACTGTAGGCTCAGTGCTGCTGGGAGCCAAAGTCAGCGAGACCATCCGAAAGGGCATCATTGATGTCCAGATGTACAATGGCTCTGAACACATCCTGATGGCCGGATCAATAAGTGCAATGTTTG GCTCTGCTGTGTGGCAGCTAGCTGCGTCATTCCTGAAGCTCCCCATTTCTGGAACCCACTGTATTGTTGGAGCCACAATTGGTTTCTCCATGGTAGCCAGAGGTCACCAAGGGGTCAAATGGATGGAGCTACTCCGCATCG TGGCATCCTGGTTCCTGTCACCTGTACTGTCCGGCATCATGTCAGCAATTCTCTTCTATTTTGTTCGCAAATTTATTCTGAACAAG ACTGACCCTGTACCAAACGGCCTCAGAGCACTTCCTATCTTCTACGCCATCACTATGGGCATCAACCTCTTCTCCATCATGTTTACAGGAGCACCAA TGCTGGGTTTTGACAGAGTGCCATGGTGGGGTACACTGTGCATTTCGCTGGGCTGTGCCTGCATCACAGGTttggttgtttggtttgttgtcTGTCCACGCCTCAAGAAGAAAATCAAAC GAGAAACGGCTGCTGTTCCCTGTGAAACTCCACTAATGGAGAAAAAGTCCAGCACACCTGTGCTAGAAGAGCAGCCCTCGATATCCCACGAACCTCAACCCCAGACCCCTCCAGCAGACAGTCAGAAGGTGGCTTTCAAACTTGGAGGCTCAGATGAGGCTGATTTGGACAACAATGACATGGAAACCAAAGACTTTGATATCAGTAATG GGCTGAATGGCACTGTTGGCCCCATGATGATCACGGATCCTCACAGCGGACGGTCCCACACGATCCACAAAGATTCTGGCCTTTACAAAGACCTGCTACACAAGCTTCACAAGGCCAAAGTTGGTGACTGCATTGGTGACAGTGACACAGAAGAACGGCCCATACGGAGAAACAACAGCTACACCTCATACACCATGGCCATCTATGGCATTCAAGGAGATCCTAAAAACAAGGACCTGGATAGCGGGCTGCAGAGAAGATCAAGGGTGGACAGTTACAGCAGCTACAGCTCAGCAATAACCAGTGGGAGTTCAGTCCATGACGCGAGTGTGACGCAGGAAGCTGGCGGGGACCTTGCTCAGGAGGAGGATGAGCTGGAGGTCGACCAACCAGCTGTTTCCTTGCTCTTCCAGTTCCTCCAGATCCTCACGGCGTGCTTTGGTTCCTTTGCTCATGGAGGGAATGATGTCAG CAATGCAATTGGTCCACTGGTGGCTCTTTGGCTTCTGTATGAGAGCGGCTCTGTGGTGTCCAATGCGCCCACACCAATCTGGTTGCTTCTGTATGGCGGAGTGGGCATCTGTGCCGGGCTGTGGGTATGGGGCCGAAGGGTGATCGAGACCTTGGGCAAAGACCTTACCCCCATTACACCCTCTAG TGGATTCAGCATCGAGCTAGCTTCAGCAATCACAGTTGTTGTGGCATCAAATGTTGGTCTTCCTGTCAGCACAACACACTGCAAG GTAGGATCTGTGGTGGCTGTGGGATGGCTGCGCTCCAGGAAATCAGTTGACTGGCGTCTGTTTAGGAACATCTTCATCGCCTGGTTCGTTACAGTTCCCATCTCCGGGCTGATCAGTGCTGCCATCATGGCTGTCTTCATAAATGTCGGTCTGTGA
- the vgll4l gene encoding vestigial like 4 like yields the protein MAVANFQYITRMSSGFKVYILEGQSHLRSEDRYRHITNDRARAPTVYPIKRKRSHERGLTLEERRERALSRSSGKAAQRTAPASAPTPAPAPAPAPAVFNSPQSPTSTWSPTPSPTSPMPTHVYYTPVMDEPLALIKKPRKEPENKEDKTRSTATNQIQMRPSVITCVSSSRNPSCRSEVHRSHSSVISKSNYDHVVEEHFQRSLGVNYQRARAQQLSISVSVDDHFAKALGDKWLQIKSKSSSCSSTPPSSPSVTHSPTYSHSPILSRKESTSSSSPTSSRWSVN from the exons ATGGCTGTGGCAAATTTCCAGTACATTACTCGGATGAGCAGTGGCTTCAAGGTCTACATTTTAGAAG gtcaGTCTCACCTCAGAAGCGAAGACAGATACAGACATATCACAAATGACCGGGCTCGAGCCCCAACAGTGTATCCAATCAAGCGCAAGCGCAGCCATGAGAGAGGTCTAACTTTGGAGGAAAg ACGAGAACGGGCACTGAGCAGAAGCAGCGGTAAAGCTGCCCAGAGAACAGCTCCAGCATCAGCTCCAacaccagcaccagcaccagcaccagcaccagcGGTGTTTAACAGCCCACAAAGTCCCACATCTACCTGGAGTCCAACACCCAGTCCCACCAGCCCTATGCCCACCCATGTGTACTACACACCAGTCATGGATGAACCCCTTGCCCTCATCAAGAAACCAAGAAAGGAGCCTGAAAACAAAGAGGACAAGACTAGAAGCACTGCTACTAATCAAATCCAG atgcgTCCCTCTGTGATCACTTGTGTCTCCTCATCAAGAAACCCCTCCTGCAGATCTGAGGTCCACAGGAGCCACTCATCAG TGATTTCCAAAAGCAATTACGACCATGTCGTTGAGGAACATTTCCAGAGGAGCCTCGGGGTGAATTACCAGAGAGCCCGTGCCCAGCAGCTCTCCATCAGCGTGTCTGTGGATGACCACTTTGCCAAGGCCTTGGGAGACAAGTGGCTGCAGATCAAATCCAAGTCTTCTTCCTGTTCTTCCACCCCTCCCAGCAGTCCAAGTGTTACTCACTCCCCCACGTACAGCCACAGCCCAATTCTGTCCCGCAAAGAATCCACCAGCAGCTCATCGCCAACCTCCAGCCGCTGGTCTGTCAATTAA